One window of Cervus canadensis isolate Bull #8, Minnesota chromosome 19, ASM1932006v1, whole genome shotgun sequence genomic DNA carries:
- the TLR1 gene encoding toll-like receptor 1, with product MTKKNSSIFHFAIIFILILEIRTQLSDESEFLIDRSKTGLTYVPKDLSLETTILDISHNYISELQMPDILSLSKLKILIISHNRIQYLDLSVFQFNQKLEYLDLSHNNLEMISCHPTLNLKHLDLSFNTFDALPICQEFGNMSQLEFLGLSATQLQKSSVRSIAHLHISKVLLVLGDTYGEREDAESLQDLNTQSLHIVFPTGKEFHFILDVSVSTTVSLELSNVKCVLDDNGCSYFENVLSKLQRNSRLSNLTLNNIEITWNSFLMILQLVWRTNIEYFSISNVKLQGYLGFTDFDYSDTSLKALSIHKVVHDVFSLPQGSIYKILSNMNIQHLTVSAAHMVHMVCPSQVSPFLYLNFSSNLLTDMVFKNCTNLTNLKTLILQKNQLKELANIVHMTQEMKSLQQLDVSQNSLIYDESEGNCPWARSLLSLNMSSNILTDSVFRCLPPRIKVLDLHNNRIRSIPKDVTGLGTLQELNLASNSLAHLPGCGIFSGLSILIIDYNSISNPSADFFQSCQKIRSLKAGNNPFQCSCELREFIQSVGQVSSEVVEDWPDSYKCDYPESYKGARLKDFHVSELSCNTALLIVTIVVPGLVLAVTVTVLCIYLDLPWYLRMVCQWTQTRRRARNVPLEELQRTLQFHAFISYSGQDSAWVKNELIPNLEKEDIRICLHERNFVAGKSIVENIINCIEKSYKSIFVLSPNFVQSEWCHYELYFAHHNLFHEGSNNLILILLDPIPQYSIPNSYRKLRALMAQRTYLEWPKEKSKRGLFWANLRASINIKLTGKAAEISYTEI from the coding sequence ATGactaaaaaaaattctagcatcTTCCATTTTGCCATCATCTTTATATTAATACTTGAGATCAGAACCCAATTATCTGATGAAAGTGAATTTTTAATTGACAGGTCAAAAACAGGTCTCACCTATGTTCCCAAAGACTTATCCCTGGAAACAACAATCTTAGATATATCACACAACTATATTTCTGAGCTTCAGATGCCTGATATCCTCTCACTATCAAAGCTGAAGATTTTGATAATTTCTCATAATAGAATCCAGTATCTTGACTTGAGTGTTTTTCAGTTCAACCAGAAACTGGAATACTTGGATTTGTCCCACAACAATTTGGAGATGATTTCTTGCCACCCTACTCTGAACCTCAAGCACTTAGACCTCTCATTTAACACATTTGATGCCCTGCCCATATGCCAAGAGTTTGGCAACATGTCTCAACTAGAATTTCTGGGGTTGAGTGCCACACAGTTACAAAAATCCAGTGTGCGGTCGATCGCTCATTTGCACATCAGCAAGGTTTTATTGGTCTTAGGGGACACTTACGGGGAAAGAGAAGACGCTGAGAGCCTTCAAGACCTTAACACACAGAGCCTGCACATCGTTTTCCCCACAGGAAAggaattccattttattttggaCGTGTCAGTCAGCACCACAGTGAGTCTGGAACTGTCTAATGTCAAATGTGTGCTTGATGATAATGGGTGTTCTTATTTCGAAAATGTTCTGTCAAAACTTCAAAGGAACTCAAGGTTATCAAATCTCACTTTAAACAATATTGAAATAACTTGGAATTCCTTCCTTATGATCCTCCAGTTGGTTTGGCGTACAAACATCGAGTATTTCTCCATTTCAAATGTAAAACTACAAGGTTACCTTGGCTTTACAGATTTTGATTATTCTGACACGTCACTGAAGGCCTTGTCGATACACAAAGTTGTCCATGATGTGTTCAGTCTTCCACAAGGTTCTATCTATAAAATCTTGTCAAATATGAACATCCAACATCTCACAGTATCTGCTGCGCATATGGTCCACATGGTCTGCCCATCCCAAGTCAGCCCATTTTTGTATTTGAACTTTTCCAGTAATCTCTTAACAGACATGGTTTTCAAAAACTGTACAAACTTGACTAATTTGAAGACACTTATCTTACAAAAGAATCAGTTAAAAGAACTTGCAAATATAGTTCATATGACCCAGGAAATGAAGTCTCTACAACAACTGGATGTTAGCCAGAATTCCCTGATatatgatgaaagtgaaggaaattGCCCTTGGGCCAGAAGTTTATTAAGTTTAAATATGTCTTCAAATATACTTACTGACTCTGTTTTCAGATGTTTACCTCCTCGGATCAAGGTTCTTGATCTTCACAATAACAGAATAAGGAGCATCCCTAAAGATGTCACTGGTCTAGGAACTTTGCAAGAACTCAACCTTGCTTCCAATTCTTTAGCCCACCTTCCTGGATGTGGTATCTTTAGCGGCCTTTCTATACTGATCATTGATTATAATTCAATTTCCAATCCATCAGCCGATTTCTTCCAGAGCTGCCAGAAGATTAGGTCCCTCAAAGCAGGGAACAATCCATTCCAATGTTCCTGTGAGCTGAGAGAGTTTATCCAAAGTGTAGGCCAAGTATCCAGTGAAGTGGTAGAGGATTGGCCTGATTCTTATAAGTGTGACTATCCAGAGAGCTATAAGGGAGCCCGTCTAAAGGACTTCCATGTATCTGAGCTGTCATGCAACACGGCTCTGCTGATTGTCACCATCGTGGTCCCTGGGCTGGTGTTGGCCGTTACCGTGACTGTCCTCTGCATCTACCTGGATCTGCCCTGGTACCTCAGAATGGTGTGTCAGTGGACCCAGACCCGGCGCAGGGCCAGGAATGTGCCCTTGGAAGAACTCCAAAGAACTCTTCAGTTCCATGCTTTTATTTCATACAGTGGGCAGGATTCTGCCTGGGTGAAGAATGAATTAATACCAAAcctagaaaaagaagatataagaatTTGTCTCCATGAGAGAAACTTTGTTGCTGGCAAGAGCATCGTGGAAAATATCATCAACTGCATTGAGAAAAGCTACAAGTCCATCTTCGTTTTATCTCCCAACTTTGTCCAGAGCGAGTGGTGCCATTATGAACTCTACTTTGCCCACCACAATCTCTTCCATGAAGGATCTAATAACTTAATCCTGATCTTGCTGGATCCCATTCCACAGTATTCCATTCCTAACAGCTATCGCAAGCTAAGAGCTCTCATGGCACAGAGAACTTATTTGGAATGGCCCAAGGAGAAGAGTAAACGTGGACTTTTTTGGGCTAACCTAAGAGCATCCATTAATATTAAATTGACGGGAAAAGCAGCAGAAATAAGTTACacagagatttaa